From a region of the Candidatus Liberimonas magnetica genome:
- a CDS encoding response regulator, translating to MVKVLVIEDEKLSREKLKKLIASEGYEAFSAEDGKSGLEVYSLEKPDIIIVDVRMPDISGLEVLARIKNESKMTEVIIMTGHGGTETAVKALREGAFDYITKPIDFDELEISIKKAAEKQEMQRRLDEFVAKQGQELKNTQAQLVQSEKMAAIGQFSAGLAHEIRNPLTAITMNTSFLLEELKDNEKAVKKLKIIEKEADRSAGIIKSLLSFSRQKKEDRSLIDINSVINDALTPFAHQIALSNIDIIKELDRQLPKINANANELSQVFLNLVTNAVDAMGGPGKLFIKSYYDKATENTAVFKPGQSVVCVKFTDTGKGIPKEALGSLFNPFYTTKDPGKGTGLGLFISHGIIKGHGGEIEVESEIGKGTSFTIKLPVAE from the coding sequence ATGGTTAAGGTGCTGGTTATTGAAGATGAAAAGCTAAGCAGAGAAAAGCTTAAAAAACTCATAGCTTCGGAGGGTTATGAGGCATTTAGCGCAGAAGACGGGAAAAGCGGGCTTGAGGTCTATAGCCTTGAAAAGCCGGACATAATTATCGTTGACGTAAGAATGCCGGATATAAGCGGGCTTGAAGTGCTTGCCAGAATTAAAAACGAGTCTAAGATGACGGAAGTAATCATTATGACCGGGCACGGGGGAACCGAAACTGCGGTAAAGGCTCTTAGAGAGGGCGCGTTTGACTATATTACAAAACCGATAGATTTTGATGAACTGGAAATCAGTATAAAAAAAGCCGCAGAGAAGCAGGAAATGCAAAGGAGGCTGGATGAGTTTGTAGCGAAGCAGGGCCAGGAACTTAAGAATACCCAGGCGCAGCTGGTCCAGTCCGAAAAAATGGCGGCTATCGGGCAGTTCTCTGCGGGCCTAGCACACGAAATAAGAAACCCGCTGACCGCTATAACGATGAATACCTCATTTTTGCTTGAGGAACTGAAAGACAACGAAAAAGCGGTCAAGAAACTCAAAATTATAGAAAAAGAAGCGGACAGGAGCGCAGGGATAATAAAGTCGCTTTTATCCTTTTCCAGGCAGAAAAAAGAAGACAGGTCCTTGATTGATATTAACAGTGTTATAAATGATGCCCTCACTCCCTTTGCTCATCAGATAGCGCTGTCCAATATAGATATAATTAAAGAACTGGACCGGCAGTTGCCGAAAATTAATGCTAATGCTAACGAATTGAGCCAGGTTTTTCTTAACCTGGTAACCAATGCGGTAGATGCCATGGGAGGACCGGGAAAGCTGTTTATTAAAAGTTATTACGATAAGGCGACTGAAAATACCGCGGTTTTTAAGCCCGGACAAAGTGTTGTTTGCGTTAAATTTACAGACACAGGAAAGGGTATACCTAAAGAAGCGCTGGGGAGCCTTTTTAACCCTTTTTATACGACCAAAGACCCGGGCAAGGGGACCGGCCTGGGGCTTTTCATATCGCACGGGATAATCAAAGGGCACGGCGGTGAAATTGAGGTAGAGAGCGAAATAGGAAAAGGTACAAGTTTTACAATAAAGCTGCCTGTTGCAGAATGA
- a CDS encoding response regulator — protein sequence MEKLKVLLIEDEKTAREQLGKFIAKEGFEVLEAGDGRTGLETFNRENPDIVITDIKMKGVEGMEVLHTVKYQNPQTEVIIITAFGGIDVSIKAIREGALDYLKKPIDLDILLVALGRAKEKIYNYRKSQPYPNILLVEDDGTTREHLVKVLEKEKLSVYQAKDGEDAMRVFENIKIDIVLMDIKMPKKTGLETLHEMRAITDDFEAIMITGYGDESNAIQAMRDGAMNFLRKPLDIDQLLVSIEKATLKLNTERALKFRVRDLELAKELITRITVDNNISIDFPKSDDTSAIDFANSLLSKLPFGIVAVDRDLKILYSNILLQGTKIKPESIDDKFVANLAALGIKDLAVESLSNMVKDAFNMPVGQLKNINTGTYSYINLLAPVIINDKKKEKIVVIMIRGERK from the coding sequence ATGGAAAAGCTGAAGGTCTTACTGATTGAAGATGAAAAGACAGCCCGGGAGCAGCTTGGAAAGTTTATCGCAAAGGAAGGGTTTGAAGTCTTAGAAGCAGGCGACGGAAGGACCGGGCTTGAAACATTCAACAGGGAAAATCCCGATATCGTAATAACTGATATAAAAATGAAGGGTGTCGAAGGCATGGAAGTTTTGCATACCGTGAAATATCAAAACCCTCAAACTGAGGTAATAATTATAACGGCCTTTGGCGGGATAGATGTTTCCATAAAGGCTATAAGGGAAGGTGCTCTTGACTATTTGAAAAAGCCGATAGACCTGGATATACTCCTGGTGGCTTTGGGCAGAGCCAAGGAAAAAATTTATAACTACAGGAAAAGCCAGCCGTATCCGAACATTTTATTAGTAGAAGACGACGGGACTACGCGCGAACACCTGGTCAAGGTATTGGAAAAAGAAAAGCTGTCTGTCTACCAGGCAAAAGACGGTGAAGACGCAATGAGGGTATTCGAGAACATAAAGATAGATATTGTGCTTATGGATATCAAAATGCCTAAGAAAACCGGGCTTGAGACACTGCATGAGATGAGGGCTATTACGGATGATTTTGAAGCGATAATGATAACCGGCTACGGCGACGAATCAAACGCCATACAGGCGATGCGCGACGGTGCCATGAATTTCCTAAGAAAACCCCTGGACATTGACCAGCTGCTTGTTTCAATTGAAAAAGCTACACTTAAACTTAATACCGAACGGGCGCTTAAATTCCGCGTCCGCGACCTTGAACTGGCCAAGGAGTTGATAACAAGAATAACCGTAGATAATAATATATCAATAGATTTTCCAAAAAGTGACGATACCAGTGCCATTGATTTTGCCAATAGCCTCTTAAGCAAACTTCCTTTTGGCATAGTTGCGGTGGACAGGGACCTAAAAATATTATATTCGAATATTTTGCTGCAAGGAACGAAAATAAAACCTGAAAGCATAGATGATAAATTTGTAGCAAATCTTGCAGCCTTGGGAATAAAGGATTTAGCGGTTGAATCTCTATCTAATATGGTAAAGGATGCTTTTAATATGCCGGTGGGGCAGTTAAAGAATATAAACACAGGCACATATTCTTACATTAATTTATTGGCTCCTGTAATAATAAATGACAAGAAGAAAGAAAAGATAGTGGTTATTATGATACGCGGAGAAAGAAAATAA
- a CDS encoding four helix bundle protein: MIEERREKQIKRFQDLRAYQLAFECAMEIFEITKKFPQDEKYSLTDQIRRSSRSVCSNLAEVWRKRKYIAMFVNKITDCMGESAETQVWLEFALKCKYINSKIYEELNARYEYIFAMLSVMEKKADRFCK; encoded by the coding sequence ATGATTGAAGAAAGACGAGAAAAACAAATCAAAAGATTTCAAGATTTAAGAGCATATCAATTAGCTTTTGAATGCGCAATGGAAATATTTGAAATTACTAAAAAGTTTCCACAAGATGAAAAATATTCTTTAACTGATCAAATTCGCAGATCATCCAGGTCAGTTTGCTCCAATTTGGCTGAGGTCTGGAGAAAACGGAAATATATTGCAATGTTTGTGAATAAAATTACGGATTGCATGGGTGAGTCCGCAGAAACTCAAGTTTGGCTTGAGTTTGCTTTAAAGTGTAAATACATTAATAGTAAGATTTACGAAGAATTGAATGCTAGGTACGAATATATATTTGCAATGCTATCTGTAATGGAAAAAAAAGCAGATAGATTTTGTAAGTAA
- a CDS encoding response regulator: MNIEKKDKILVIDDEKGVRDATSFVIGSAGYKVATASNGNEALEMLKNEKFSVLVSDLKMPNMDGIQLLKEVKKTNPDIEVIMYTAYPTIEIAVDAMRKGAYSFIKKPYNINELLMLIERALEKVTMKVKIDELNYNEEHLRILFEYAPDAYFINEIDGTFIDGNKKTEDMTGFKKEELIGKKFFNLNLLSMDQLPKAAALLVKNSLDVQTGPDEFILNRKDGTAVTVDISTYPAKIRGKSIVLNIARDVTERKKTENDLRKLHAELKESTAQLIQTEKISALGELTAGVAHELNQPLNGIKIICQSILRDVKRGESMTPEGLSSELGEIVCEVNRMASIIDHMRIFTRRTEGSTNDMVDIRTVIDGAFKFTVQQLMDYSIEIEKTIEPGLPEILGDAIRLEQVMLNFITNARDALIKSKKEHKKLRIKAYRDKGSLIIEIKDNGTGIPKEIQEKVFEPFFTTKEVGKGTGLGLSVAKKIVEEHKGKIELESPPAGEAGKAGEGTVFKIILPAGS, encoded by the coding sequence ATGAACATCGAAAAGAAAGATAAAATACTTGTTATTGATGATGAAAAAGGCGTCCGCGACGCTACCAGCTTTGTAATTGGCTCAGCCGGTTATAAAGTTGCCACTGCAAGCAATGGAAACGAAGCGTTGGAAATGCTTAAAAATGAGAAATTCAGTGTGCTGGTCAGTGATCTGAAAATGCCTAATATGGACGGAATTCAATTACTTAAAGAGGTAAAGAAAACAAATCCCGATATAGAAGTTATTATGTACACAGCCTATCCTACTATTGAGATAGCAGTAGATGCAATGAGAAAAGGTGCCTATAGTTTTATTAAAAAACCCTATAATATCAATGAATTATTAATGCTGATTGAACGGGCACTGGAAAAAGTAACAATGAAAGTGAAGATAGACGAGCTAAATTACAACGAGGAACATCTGCGGATCCTGTTCGAATATGCCCCGGATGCCTATTTCATAAATGAAATAGACGGCACATTTATAGATGGGAACAAAAAAACTGAGGATATGACCGGTTTTAAAAAAGAAGAGCTTATCGGTAAGAAGTTTTTTAACCTTAACCTGCTTTCCATGGATCAGCTGCCGAAAGCAGCAGCTCTTCTGGTAAAAAACAGCCTGGATGTGCAGACAGGGCCGGATGAATTTATATTGAACCGCAAGGACGGAACAGCGGTCACAGTAGATATTAGTACCTATCCGGCAAAGATAAGAGGAAAATCTATTGTGCTCAACATAGCACGGGATGTAACAGAACGCAAGAAGACAGAAAATGACCTCAGGAAACTGCATGCAGAGTTAAAAGAATCAACTGCCCAGTTGATACAAACAGAAAAAATATCTGCGTTAGGCGAGCTGACGGCCGGTGTTGCACACGAGCTTAACCAGCCGTTGAACGGAATAAAGATAATATGCCAGTCAATATTAAGGGATGTAAAACGGGGCGAATCGATGACCCCCGAAGGGCTGAGTTCAGAGTTAGGGGAGATAGTCTGCGAAGTAAACAGGATGGCAAGTATAATTGACCACATGAGGATTTTTACAAGGCGCACGGAAGGCTCCACGAACGATATGGTTGACATAAGGACTGTAATAGACGGGGCATTTAAATTCACGGTCCAGCAGCTCATGGATTATTCCATAGAAATAGAAAAGACAATAGAACCTGGCTTGCCGGAAATTCTGGGGGATGCCATACGCCTTGAGCAAGTGATGCTGAACTTTATAACGAATGCGAGAGATGCGTTGATAAAAAGCAAAAAAGAACACAAAAAACTAAGAATAAAGGCGTACAGGGATAAAGGATCGCTTATAATCGAGATAAAAGACAACGGGACCGGCATACCGAAAGAAATCCAGGAAAAGGTATTCGAGCCGTTCTTTACGACAAAAGAAGTTGGCAAAGGGACTGGCCTGGGGCTGTCCGTAGCGAAAAAGATAGTTGAAGAGCATAAGGGGAAAATAGAACTTGAAAGCCCGCCTGCCGGCGAGGCAGGCAAAGCTGGAGAGGGGACAGTATTTAAAATAATACTGCCGGCAGGAAGTTAA
- a CDS encoding LemA family protein — MLLNYNMTSQVSELVRKIYKEQLDAPRLTSKRWEALCTVLGAALAVLSLIGTVYYYNIFITGSNLVSMDSAQIIKEKDRIRNLVPNLIQVTVNHSNYEKSIFFHTAESRQNLIKPKNLETEMKNLAAMDVDKVYSKLIAIAEKYPNLRTNIVFLQLMKNLYNGANRVAAAREKYNIDVRAYNNKRSRFPAIIFALLFHFEKLEFYNGDTGIKLPAVGQFER; from the coding sequence ATGCTATTGAACTATAATATGACTTCACAGGTTTCCGAATTAGTTAGAAAAATATATAAAGAACAGCTTGATGCGCCGAGGCTTACATCCAAAAGATGGGAGGCCTTATGCACGGTACTCGGCGCGGCGCTTGCCGTATTGTCTCTAATAGGAACAGTTTACTATTACAATATATTCATAACAGGCTCCAACCTGGTTTCAATGGATTCAGCTCAGATCATAAAAGAAAAAGACAGGATAAGAAACCTTGTTCCCAACTTAATACAGGTGACGGTAAACCACTCAAACTATGAAAAGAGCATTTTCTTTCATACAGCTGAGTCCAGGCAGAATTTAATAAAGCCAAAAAACCTTGAAACAGAAATGAAAAACCTGGCAGCAATGGACGTAGACAAGGTTTACTCAAAGCTCATAGCTATAGCGGAAAAGTACCCGAACCTGAGGACAAATATCGTGTTCCTTCAGCTCATGAAAAACTTGTATAACGGAGCGAACAGGGTTGCAGCAGCGCGCGAGAAATATAATATTGACGTCAGGGCCTATAACAATAAGCGCTCAAGGTTCCCGGCAATAATATTTGCGCTTCTTTTTCATTTTGAAAAACTTGAGTTCTATAACGGGGATACAGGCATAAAACTGCCAGCAGTCGGACAATTCGAGAGATAA
- a CDS encoding cation diffusion facilitator family transporter, with translation MQETNTPAVENSEKCVKCGHKAARIGLAANIFLAIFKGSIGVMANSKALIADAFHSTADIVNSLIIIVSLRLSKRPPDKKHPYGYAKIEFVASIIASLILLFGASLLFYAGMKCLSDGTHRSPKVIGAVASFVATLLNLLVASYTFCPAKRLNSLPLITSAWDNRSAAYSSLVVVAAVIGSAIGLPILDPLATIVISIIIAKAQVSIIFEATQGLMDTGLPLEELQKISLAVKDIREIDKVCSIKSRRIGQKFWVDMKILIGGKHNLEEAKKIIDRAETLVKENIRNLEKIHVYAEPA, from the coding sequence ATGCAAGAAACCAATACTCCAGCGGTTGAAAACAGCGAAAAATGCGTAAAATGCGGGCACAAGGCCGCCAGGATCGGCCTTGCTGCAAACATATTTCTTGCTATTTTCAAAGGCAGCATCGGGGTGATGGCTAATTCCAAAGCTCTTATAGCCGATGCCTTTCATTCGACCGCAGATATAGTTAACTCCCTTATCATCATTGTTTCACTTAGACTGAGCAAGCGGCCCCCGGACAAAAAACACCCCTACGGGTATGCAAAAATAGAATTCGTTGCGTCTATTATCGCTTCATTGATACTCCTGTTCGGCGCCTCTCTATTGTTTTATGCAGGCATGAAGTGCCTGTCCGACGGGACTCACAGGTCCCCGAAAGTTATCGGAGCCGTGGCATCATTTGTTGCTACTCTGCTTAACCTCCTCGTTGCCAGCTATACTTTTTGCCCCGCGAAAAGGCTTAATTCTCTGCCTTTAATTACTTCTGCCTGGGATAACCGTTCCGCAGCCTATTCTTCCCTGGTAGTAGTGGCAGCGGTCATCGGGTCTGCGATAGGTTTGCCCATCTTAGACCCTTTGGCTACTATAGTAATTTCTATAATCATAGCAAAAGCTCAGGTCTCAATAATTTTTGAAGCGACACAGGGATTAATGGATACGGGATTGCCTCTGGAAGAATTACAAAAGATAAGCCTTGCTGTAAAAGACATCCGGGAAATAGATAAGGTCTGCTCGATAAAGTCAAGAAGGATAGGCCAGAAATTCTGGGTAGATATGAAAATACTTATAGGCGGCAAACACAACCTTGAAGAAGCAAAAAAAATAATTGACAGGGCGGAAACTTTAGTTAAGGAAAATATACGCAATCTTGAAAAAATACACGTTTATGCCGAACCGGCTTAG
- a CDS encoding cation diffusion facilitator family transporter yields MSKKSEVAKLSIYSNACLIAMKFIVGFITGSVSIISEAIHSTMDLMASFVAFFSVKLSAKPPDITHPYGYEKIENISGIIETVLIFLASLFIIKEAVHKLFNRGEVTSPGLGFLVMLISAAVNYFVSARLYAVARSEGSIAIEADALHLKADVYTSIGVAAGLLMLWISGFQILDPLVAILIAIFILKEAIELFMHSFGPLVDIKLPEEELELLKKSIYRYRDTFVDVHDLRTRRSGNIKHISMHMTFPYKMTVEDFNDTYAKIKMAIEAMVKDTRTLVYGEPCDKNCSSCRFDKTNKLCI; encoded by the coding sequence ATGAGCAAAAAATCAGAAGTTGCAAAATTATCCATTTACTCAAACGCATGCCTTATCGCGATGAAATTCATTGTCGGGTTTATTACGGGTTCTGTCAGTATAATCTCGGAAGCGATTCATTCAACCATGGACCTGATGGCATCGTTTGTGGCATTTTTCAGCGTAAAACTTTCAGCCAAACCTCCAGATATCACCCACCCGTACGGGTATGAAAAAATCGAAAATATATCCGGCATTATTGAAACCGTCCTGATATTTCTAGCTTCACTTTTTATAATAAAAGAGGCCGTGCATAAACTTTTCAACAGGGGAGAAGTCACCTCTCCGGGCCTTGGATTTCTTGTGATGCTCATTTCCGCTGCCGTCAATTATTTTGTATCGGCAAGGCTCTATGCAGTTGCAAGGTCCGAAGGGTCTATCGCTATTGAGGCCGATGCGCTTCACCTTAAAGCTGATGTCTATACCTCTATCGGAGTTGCAGCCGGGCTTTTAATGCTTTGGATCAGCGGTTTTCAAATACTTGACCCTCTCGTAGCCATACTGATAGCTATATTTATTTTAAAAGAGGCTATCGAGCTGTTCATGCATTCTTTCGGGCCGCTGGTTGACATAAAACTTCCTGAGGAAGAGCTTGAACTGTTAAAGAAAAGCATTTACCGCTATAGAGATACTTTTGTGGACGTTCACGACCTGAGGACACGCAGGTCGGGCAATATCAAACACATAAGCATGCATATGACATTCCCCTACAAAATGACGGTTGAAGACTTCAACGATACTTATGCAAAAATAAAAATGGCTATTGAAGCTATGGTCAAGGATACCAGAACTCTTGTCTACGGTGAACCCTGCGATAAAAACTGCTCCTCCTGCAGGTTCGACAAAACCAATAAGTTATGTATCTGA
- a CDS encoding response regulator, with protein MNKKSILIIDDDVFILELLLQSLESLGYEVVTKESGMSAQIWLSSNRPDLILLDIMLPEINGIEFCKWLNSQDNFKNIPVIHMTAYSLDEIVREESIMSGAKDFIEKPINFGLLEKKIKSLL; from the coding sequence ATGAACAAAAAATCGATTCTTATTATTGATGATGACGTATTTATATTGGAGTTATTGTTGCAATCCCTCGAATCACTTGGATATGAAGTTGTGACAAAAGAGAGCGGGATGTCAGCTCAAATATGGCTTTCCAGTAATAGGCCGGATTTAATTTTATTAGATATAATGCTTCCTGAAATAAATGGTATAGAGTTTTGTAAATGGTTGAATTCCCAGGATAATTTTAAAAATATCCCTGTAATTCATATGACGGCATATTCCCTGGATGAGATCGTTCGTGAAGAATCGATAATGTCCGGGGCAAAGGATTTTATAGAAAAGCCTATTAATTTTGGTCTATTAGAAAAGAAAATAAAGTCCCTACTTTAA
- a CDS encoding energy transducer TonB: MYADIYENTYNNKNVYNAFIISLVLHSFLFFSYFHIRSLEKKNMILLDNIEIIEIEPDAPIQVAQRVPAQTPPKNVLDFIKMAMPSFKKNEIKELSGPEIESKIEAEAQQKLDLNKRTEIQPKPQISLDQKSDNKVSSKLSSIIPKEELSPRGGIAPQEPAIEIAEVGKVAVKTHSPGAAISFDKRAVLSLKDAKKMEIGHVSPSYKGYTLKEASSLSMDKRKASAGYTPSASIGYTGGISLKKYKAKESFAKMQEEIVTSTHKTQNGEVLEAKPDKKTVEIIGPVTNRKVITSYLPVYPGWARAKHIEADVVIKFFVSPEGKVREKVYIERTSGYIQLDRLTTEALQRWVFEPVEDSKGDQWGIITFRFLLK, encoded by the coding sequence ATGTATGCAGATATTTATGAAAACACTTATAATAATAAGAACGTTTACAACGCCTTTATAATTTCTTTGGTATTACACAGTTTTTTGTTTTTTTCCTATTTCCATATAAGGAGCCTTGAAAAAAAGAATATGATACTTTTGGATAATATCGAGATTATTGAGATCGAGCCGGATGCTCCGATACAAGTTGCCCAAAGAGTGCCTGCTCAAACTCCTCCTAAAAATGTATTGGACTTTATTAAAATGGCTATGCCTTCTTTTAAAAAAAATGAAATTAAAGAGCTGTCCGGGCCTGAAATAGAATCGAAGATTGAGGCCGAAGCTCAGCAAAAGCTTGACTTAAATAAAAGAACGGAGATCCAGCCAAAACCGCAAATTTCTTTAGATCAGAAAAGTGATAATAAAGTAAGCAGCAAGCTGTCTTCTATTATACCTAAAGAAGAATTAAGCCCTAGAGGCGGTATTGCGCCTCAGGAGCCGGCTATCGAGATCGCCGAGGTTGGAAAAGTAGCTGTAAAAACGCACTCTCCGGGTGCAGCTATCAGTTTTGACAAAAGAGCTGTGCTTTCTTTAAAGGATGCAAAAAAAATGGAGATAGGCCATGTATCCCCCTCATACAAAGGCTATACGCTTAAAGAGGCTTCTTCGCTTTCAATGGATAAGAGAAAAGCCTCTGCAGGTTACACACCAAGTGCTTCTATCGGTTATACAGGAGGTATATCACTGAAAAAATATAAAGCAAAAGAGAGTTTTGCAAAGATGCAGGAAGAAATTGTAACGAGTACCCATAAAACTCAAAACGGGGAGGTGCTGGAAGCAAAACCGGACAAAAAAACGGTTGAGATAATCGGCCCTGTGACAAATAGGAAGGTTATTACGTCATATTTACCCGTTTATCCGGGTTGGGCAAGGGCCAAACATATTGAAGCGGACGTGGTTATCAAATTTTTTGTTTCTCCGGAAGGGAAGGTCAGGGAAAAAGTGTATATTGAACGCACTTCAGGTTACATACAGCTGGACAGGTTGACGACAGAAGCCCTGCAGAGATGGGTTTTTGAGCCTGTAGAAGACAGCAAGGGCGATCAATGGGGAATTATTACTTTTAGGTTTTTACTAAAATAA
- a CDS encoding biopolymer transporter ExbD produces MARSNGSYDSEEPVTELIITPLVDISLVLVIIFMITAPTFLQPSLEITLPKATTGEDKERENVTVAITKDGVWAVNEYIIPFDQVRTLLEAKINETKNKYVIVRVDQDALHKYLIDAMSLCKESGAKNISIAVKPKG; encoded by the coding sequence ATGGCTAGATCCAACGGGTCCTATGACAGCGAAGAACCGGTAACCGAGCTCATAATTACTCCTCTTGTCGATATTTCACTTGTGCTCGTTATAATATTTATGATTACTGCTCCTACGTTTTTACAGCCGAGCCTTGAAATAACGCTGCCCAAGGCAACGACAGGGGAAGATAAAGAGAGGGAAAACGTTACTGTAGCGATAACAAAAGACGGTGTCTGGGCGGTTAATGAATATATAATACCTTTTGACCAGGTTCGGACGCTTTTAGAAGCAAAAATCAATGAAACAAAGAACAAGTACGTCATTGTCCGCGTTGATCAGGACGCTCTCCATAAATATTTAATCGATGCCATGAGCCTATGTAAGGAATCAGGGGCAAAAAATATCTCTATAGCGGTAAAGCCAAAAGGTTAA
- a CDS encoding biopolymer transporter ExbD: MEDESITKINLTSLVDISLVLVIIFMVIAPFMAQRAIDIASSKMNESKGKVAQAQNVTVTLNDKGEIGVNGKTVTWGELPGELSGAIKRSKDKMVMLQASSNNQVKYIVDILDCARQRGALKLAILKRK; this comes from the coding sequence ATGGAAGACGAATCAATAACTAAAATCAATTTGACTTCCCTGGTTGATATATCGCTGGTACTTGTTATTATTTTTATGGTCATAGCTCCTTTCATGGCGCAGAGAGCTATAGATATCGCATCTTCTAAGATGAACGAGAGCAAAGGCAAAGTGGCCCAGGCCCAAAACGTAACGGTAACTCTAAACGATAAAGGCGAGATCGGAGTCAATGGAAAAACCGTTACATGGGGTGAGCTGCCGGGCGAATTGAGCGGGGCCATAAAAAGAAGCAAGGATAAAATGGTGATGCTTCAGGCATCATCGAATAACCAGGTTAAATATATTGTTGACATACTTGATTGCGCTAGGCAGAGAGGCGCTCTTAAACTTGCGATCTTAAAGAGGAAATAA
- a CDS encoding MotA/TolQ/ExbB proton channel family protein — translation MITVDFFEVLRTSFTMIILLFCSIIALSFALERWWYFRKIRIDVDNFTTILYKYIQEKNFKQALDLCKPSNSPLARLMEVAILNSQKQKPQVVELMDATRLDKRVEMERFLIVLGTMGTVCPFIGLFGTVIGIIRAFHDLAMSGTGGPAIVAAGISEALVATAAGLAIAIPAVILYNYFMRKAKVISSQLESNQMRVLVHLGFN, via the coding sequence ATGATAACTGTTGATTTTTTTGAGGTGTTGCGCACGAGTTTTACGATGATTATACTATTGTTTTGTTCAATAATAGCCCTGTCATTTGCCCTTGAGAGATGGTGGTATTTCAGAAAAATACGTATAGATGTCGATAACTTCACGACTATTTTATATAAATATATCCAGGAAAAAAATTTTAAACAGGCCCTGGATTTATGCAAACCTTCAAATAGCCCGTTGGCAAGGCTTATGGAAGTTGCCATCTTAAACAGCCAGAAACAAAAGCCTCAAGTAGTTGAACTAATGGATGCAACCAGGTTGGACAAACGCGTTGAGATGGAAAGGTTTCTCATAGTTTTAGGTACAATGGGGACAGTTTGTCCGTTTATAGGTTTATTCGGCACCGTAATAGGTATTATCAGGGCGTTTCATGATTTAGCCATGTCGGGAACAGGCGGTCCTGCGATAGTTGCTGCAGGAATCTCTGAAGCTCTTGTGGCAACTGCTGCAGGTCTTGCCATAGCGATACCTGCAGTAATTCTCTACAATTACTTTATGCGCAAAGCCAAAGTCATCTCCAGCCAATTGGAATCCAATCAAATGAGAGTTTTGGTCCATTTAGGTTTCAACTAA